From a single Epinephelus fuscoguttatus linkage group LG18, E.fuscoguttatus.final_Chr_v1 genomic region:
- the lg18h18orf25 gene encoding uncharacterized protein C18orf25 homolog isoform X1, which produces MKMADSEKAEELVYAEYPPECLDEAQSATGSAQGEQDEHLKTETTTSTSSPPREKEADSPLNTEGEQSLLSMPCLMKELRRDSPESQHASTGSDKPVSRHIYESDSSNPCMLSPSSSGHLADSDTLSSGEEGAAPPTGKEEDGNMEASNDPGQAAGRQSSANATGGRKSRRSRSESEMPPNAMAAKKNRCQPTLVAAGGQEKQTNGKLAKVKGHRSQKHKERMRLLRQKREAAARKKYNLLQDSSTSDSELTCDSSTSSSEDDDDDTSGGSKTIKTDISDGLPVVGHYDISDTDSNQESMSVETVRPTVIKHELKTHRGQDMAAHSGCIRALCSISGNAEAELSHKESSQHNKGQINIASSDSEVEIVGVQEKARCAHPCGGVIKSLSTWKENSVEQLNSTNQPQLWTTVSPQPNWVSPPEVVDLTLDEDTGQKYLL; this is translated from the exons ATGAAGATGGCTGACTCAGAGAAGGCAGAGGAATTAGTGTATGCTGAGTACCCCCCGGAGTGCCTTGATGAAGCACAATCAGCTACAGGCTCTGCTCAGGGAGAGCAGGATGAGCATCTGAAAACAGAGACCACCACCAGTACCAGCTCACCACCGAGGGAGAAGGAGGCAGACAGTCCCTTGAATACAGAGGGCGAGCAGAGTCTCCTCTCCATGCCATGCCTGATGAAGGAGCTCCGCCGAGACTCCCCAGAGTCCCAGCATGCCTCTACAGGGAGTGACAAGCCTGTATCTCGTCATATCTATGAGAGTGACTCCTCAAACCCCTGCATGCTTTCCCCATCATCCAGTGGCCACCTTGCTGACTCAGACACACTCTCCTCAGGGGAAGAAGGTGCTGCTCCTCCCACAGGAAAGGAGGAAGATGGCAACATGGAAGCTTCAAATGATCCTGGGCAGGCAGCAGGAAGGCAATCATCTGCCAACGCTACAGGGGGCAGAAAATCTCGGCGGTCACGATCGGAGAGTGAGATGCCGCCCAATGCAATGGCTGCAAAGAAAAACCGCTGTCAGCCCACCTTGGTAGCAGCTGGAGGGCAGGAGAAACAAACCAATGGCAAGCTGGCAAAAGTGAAAGGTCACCGGAGCCAGAAACACAAGGAGCGGATGCGTTTGCTGAGGCAAAAACGGGAGGCGGCAGCACGGAAGAAATATAACCTGCTGCAGGACAGCAGTACGAGTGACAGCGAGCTCACATGTGACTCCAGCACCAGCTCCTCTGAGGACGACGACGATGACACTTCAGGAGGTAGCAAGACAATCAAGACAGATATTTCAG ACGGGCTTCCAGTAGTGGGTCACTATGATATTTCAGACACTGATTCTAACCAGGAGAGTATGAGTGTGGAGACAGTCCGGCCCACGGTGATAAAGCATGagctaaaaacacacagaggccaGGATATGGCAGCTCACTCTGGGTGTATAAGAGCTCTGTGCTCTATCTCAG GCAACGCGGAGGCAGAGCTGTCGCACAAGGAAAGTTCTCAACACAACAAGGGCCAGATTAACATTGCTTCCTCTGACAGCGAGGTAGAAATAGTCGGAGTGCAAGAGAAAGCACG ATGCGCCCACCCATGTGGAGGGGTGATAAAGAGTCTGTCCACCTGGAAGGAGAACTCAGTGGAGCAGTTAAACAGCACAAATCAACCACAGCTCTGGACTACTGTTTCCCCTCAGCCCAACTGGGTGTCCCCACCCGAAGTGGTGGACCTCACACTGGACGAGGACACCGGACAAAAATACCTACTTTAA
- the rnf165a gene encoding E3 ubiquitin-protein ligase RNF165 isoform X2: MCVSMYSPLVCLGLSVVPVWMMRLSPDHLHFLSIGAHFTRHQHSHATSCRHFHLGAPQAPISAEFPLGHASQPPQTGLATHLPPAHHPPLTALPAPPQFQDVPGPPFLPQALHQQYLIQQQLLEAQHRRILPHSRRTQERIPLNPHRLRSGYEYSPPLHVPQPMTQQQRYLAEGTDWDLSVDAGLPHHQYQLQQLPQHYQHYLASPRMHHFPRNTSSAQVVVHEIRNYPYPQLHLLALQSLNPSRHATAVRESYEELLQLEDRLGSVSRGAVQTTIERFTFPHKYKKRKPLQLKIGEEEETDVDEKCTICLSMLEDGEDVRRLPCMHLFHQGCVDQWLATSRKCPICRVDIETQLNPDS, from the exons ATGTGCGTCAGTATGTACTCTCCATTGGTTTGTCTGGGTCTCTCTGTGGTGCCTGTTTGGATGATGAGGCTCAGCCCTGATCACTTGCATTTCCTCTCCATAGGAGCACACTTCACCAGGCATCAACACAGCCATGCTACCTCCTGCCGACACTTTCACCTGGGCGCACCCCAAGCGCCCATCTCAGCAGAGTTCCCTCTAGGACACGCCAGCCAGCCGCCTCAGACCGGCTTGGCCACCCACCTGCCCCCGGCACACCACCCGCCCCTCACTGCCCTGCCTGCACCCCCTCAGTTCCAGGATGTGCCGGGTCCTCCATTCCTACCTCAGGCCTTACACCAGCAATACCTCATCCAGCAGCAGCTTCTTGAAGCGCAGCACCGCAGGATTCTCCCGCACTCCAG AAGAACCCAGGAGCGTATACCCCTGAACCCTCACCGACTGCGCTCAGGCTATGAGTACTCCCCTCCCCTCCATGTTCCTCAGCCaatgacacagcagcagcggtaCCTGGCCGAAGGCACCGACTG GGATCTCAGCGTTGATGCTGGCCTCCCTCACCACCAGTACCAGCTCCAGCAGCTTCCGCAGCACTATCAGCATTACCTGGCCTCCCCTCGAATGCACCACTTCCCCAGGAACACATCCTCTGCACAAGTG GTTGTGCATGAAATCAGAAACTACCCGTACCCACAGCTGCACCTGTTGGCACTGCAAAGTCTGAATCCTTCGAGGCACGCCACCGCTGTGAGAGAAAGTTATGAG GAGCTGTTGCAACTGGAGGACCGGCTGGGGAGTGTCAGCAGAGGAGCTGTTCAGACAACCATAGAGAGATTCACCTTTCCACATAAATACAAGAAG AGAAAGCCCCTGCAGCTGAAGattggggaggaggaggaaacggATGTGGATGAGAAATGTACCATCTGTTTGTCAATGCTGGAAGACGGAGAGGACGTCAG gAGATTGCCCTGCATGCACCTCTTCCACCAGGGCTGCGTGGACCAGTGGCTGGCCACCAGCAGGAAGTGTCCGATCTGTCGGGTTGACATCGAAACACAGCTGAACCCTGACAGCTGA
- the lg18h18orf25 gene encoding uncharacterized protein C18orf25 homolog isoform X2: protein MKMADSEKAEELVYAEYPPECLDEAQSATGSAQGEQDEHLKTETTTSTSSPPREKEADSPLNTEGEQSLLSMPCLMKELRRDSPESQHASTGSDKPVSRHIYESDSSNPCMLSPSSSGHLADSDTLSSGEEGAAPPTGKEEDGNMEASNDPGQAAGRQSSANATGGRKSRRSRSESEMPPNAMAAKKNRCQPTLVAAGGQEKQTNGKLAKVKGHRSQKHKERMRLLRQKREAAARKKYNLLQDSSTSDSELTCDSSTSSSEDDDDDTSGGSKTIKTDISAGFRRASERSRVGAQIHGLLDTSSWDRNGIGSVLEEAMTRFAVMQRQTEERFRIWMEKLAHLDSDNDSSKRSSDAVEGQHPSQGARPSPPSSFLPSSESAETMAAYMLARENNSLTSTPMNNNNILPEVVTQNGNLGVPDPGLLNV, encoded by the exons ATGAAGATGGCTGACTCAGAGAAGGCAGAGGAATTAGTGTATGCTGAGTACCCCCCGGAGTGCCTTGATGAAGCACAATCAGCTACAGGCTCTGCTCAGGGAGAGCAGGATGAGCATCTGAAAACAGAGACCACCACCAGTACCAGCTCACCACCGAGGGAGAAGGAGGCAGACAGTCCCTTGAATACAGAGGGCGAGCAGAGTCTCCTCTCCATGCCATGCCTGATGAAGGAGCTCCGCCGAGACTCCCCAGAGTCCCAGCATGCCTCTACAGGGAGTGACAAGCCTGTATCTCGTCATATCTATGAGAGTGACTCCTCAAACCCCTGCATGCTTTCCCCATCATCCAGTGGCCACCTTGCTGACTCAGACACACTCTCCTCAGGGGAAGAAGGTGCTGCTCCTCCCACAGGAAAGGAGGAAGATGGCAACATGGAAGCTTCAAATGATCCTGGGCAGGCAGCAGGAAGGCAATCATCTGCCAACGCTACAGGGGGCAGAAAATCTCGGCGGTCACGATCGGAGAGTGAGATGCCGCCCAATGCAATGGCTGCAAAGAAAAACCGCTGTCAGCCCACCTTGGTAGCAGCTGGAGGGCAGGAGAAACAAACCAATGGCAAGCTGGCAAAAGTGAAAGGTCACCGGAGCCAGAAACACAAGGAGCGGATGCGTTTGCTGAGGCAAAAACGGGAGGCGGCAGCACGGAAGAAATATAACCTGCTGCAGGACAGCAGTACGAGTGACAGCGAGCTCACATGTGACTCCAGCACCAGCTCCTCTGAGGACGACGACGATGACACTTCAGGAGGTAGCAAGACAATCAAGACAGATATTTCAG CTGGCTTCAGACGTGCATCGGAGAGATCCAGAGTGGGCGCCCAGATTCATGGGCTGCTGGACACCAGTTCGTGGGACAGGAACGGCATCGGCAGCGTTCTGGAGGAGGCCATGACGCGATTTGCCGTGATGCAGCGCCAGACTGAGGAGCGCTTCCGCATCTGGATGGAAAAGCTCGCACACCTCGACTCGGACAACGACTCGTCCAAACGCTCAAGTGATGCCGTAGAGGGGCAGCATCCCTCCCAGGGGGCACGCCCGTCCCCACCCAGCTCCTTTTTGCCATCATCAGAGTCTGCAGAGACTATGGCCGCCTACATGTTGGCACGGGAGAACAACAGTCTCACCTCCACCCctatgaacaacaacaacatcctACCTGAAGTGGTCACTCAGAATGGAAATCTAGGCGTTCCAGACCCTGGTCTCTTGAATGTTTAG
- the rnf165a gene encoding E3 ubiquitin-protein ligase RNF165 isoform X3 has translation MDTILCLGAHFTRHQHSHATSCRHFHLGAPQAPISAEFPLGHASQPPQTGLATHLPPAHHPPLTALPAPPQFQDVPGPPFLPQALHQQYLIQQQLLEAQHRRILPHSRRTQERIPLNPHRLRSGYEYSPPLHVPQPMTQQQRYLAEGTDWDLSVDAGLPHHQYQLQQLPQHYQHYLASPRMHHFPRNTSSAQVVVHEIRNYPYPQLHLLALQSLNPSRHATAVRESYEELLQLEDRLGSVSRGAVQTTIERFTFPHKYKKRKPLQLKIGEEEETDVDEKCTICLSMLEDGEDVRRLPCMHLFHQGCVDQWLATSRKCPICRVDIETQLNPDS, from the exons ATGGATACAATTCTCTGTCTAG GAGCACACTTCACCAGGCATCAACACAGCCATGCTACCTCCTGCCGACACTTTCACCTGGGCGCACCCCAAGCGCCCATCTCAGCAGAGTTCCCTCTAGGACACGCCAGCCAGCCGCCTCAGACCGGCTTGGCCACCCACCTGCCCCCGGCACACCACCCGCCCCTCACTGCCCTGCCTGCACCCCCTCAGTTCCAGGATGTGCCGGGTCCTCCATTCCTACCTCAGGCCTTACACCAGCAATACCTCATCCAGCAGCAGCTTCTTGAAGCGCAGCACCGCAGGATTCTCCCGCACTCCAG AAGAACCCAGGAGCGTATACCCCTGAACCCTCACCGACTGCGCTCAGGCTATGAGTACTCCCCTCCCCTCCATGTTCCTCAGCCaatgacacagcagcagcggtaCCTGGCCGAAGGCACCGACTG GGATCTCAGCGTTGATGCTGGCCTCCCTCACCACCAGTACCAGCTCCAGCAGCTTCCGCAGCACTATCAGCATTACCTGGCCTCCCCTCGAATGCACCACTTCCCCAGGAACACATCCTCTGCACAAGTG GTTGTGCATGAAATCAGAAACTACCCGTACCCACAGCTGCACCTGTTGGCACTGCAAAGTCTGAATCCTTCGAGGCACGCCACCGCTGTGAGAGAAAGTTATGAG GAGCTGTTGCAACTGGAGGACCGGCTGGGGAGTGTCAGCAGAGGAGCTGTTCAGACAACCATAGAGAGATTCACCTTTCCACATAAATACAAGAAG AGAAAGCCCCTGCAGCTGAAGattggggaggaggaggaaacggATGTGGATGAGAAATGTACCATCTGTTTGTCAATGCTGGAAGACGGAGAGGACGTCAG gAGATTGCCCTGCATGCACCTCTTCCACCAGGGCTGCGTGGACCAGTGGCTGGCCACCAGCAGGAAGTGTCCGATCTGTCGGGTTGACATCGAAACACAGCTGAACCCTGACAGCTGA
- the atp5fa1 gene encoding ATP synthase subunit alpha, mitochondrial gives MLSVRVAAALARTLPRRAGFVSKNVAAACVGVKNLHTTRPWLQKTGTAEVSSILEEKIMGADTSADLEETGRVLSIGDGIARVYGLRNVQAEEMVEFSSGLKGMSLNLEPDNVGVVVFGNDKLIKEGDIVKRTGAIVDVPVGEELLGRVVDALGNAIDGKGPLGSSTRRRVGLKAPGIIPRISVREPMQTGIKAVDSLVPIGRGQRELIIGDRQTGKTAIAIDTIINQKRFNDGTDEKKKLYCIYVAIGQKRSTVAQLVKRLTDADAMKYTIVVSATASDAAPLQYLAPYSGCSMGEYFRDNGKHALIIYDDLSKQAVAYRQMSLLLRRPPGREAYPGDVFYLHSRLLERAAKMNDNFGGGSLTALPVIETQAGDVSAYIPTNVISITDGQIFLETELFYKGIRPAINVGLSVSRVGSAAQTRAMKQVAGTMKLELAQYREVAAFAQFGSDLDAATQQLLNRGVRLTELLKQGQYSPMAIEEQVTVIYAGVRGHLDKMEPSKITKFEKAFLQHILSQHQDLLAAIRADGKISEASDAKLKQIVLTFLSSFE, from the exons ATGCTGTCAGTACGCGTCGCAGCGGCTCTTGCCCGCACTCTGCCTCGACGGGCTGGATTT GTATCCAAGAACGTCGCTGCAGCATGTGTAGGAGTCAAGAATCTACACACCACCCGTCCATGGCTGCAGAAAACAG GCACAGCCGAGGTATCATCCATTCtggaggaaaagatcatgggAGCTGACACCAGTGCTGACCTGGAGGAGACCGGTCGCGTGCTGTCCATTGGTGATGGTATTGCCAGAGTGTATGGTCTGAGGAACGTGCAGGCTGAGGAGATGGTGGAattctcctctggtctgaag GGCATGTCTCTGAACTTGGAGCCCGACAATGTTGGTGTTGTGGTGTTTGGTAACGACAAGCTGATCAAGGAAGGCGACATTGTCAAGAGAACAGGTGCTATTGTAGACGTGCCTGTAGGTGAGGAGCTGCTGGGCCGTGTCGTCGATGCTCTGGGAAATGCTATCGATGGAAAG GGTCCCCTTGGCTCTAGCACCCGCAGGCGTGTGGGTCTGAAGGCCCCTGGCATCATCCCCCGCATCTCTGTGAGGGAGCCAATGCAGACTGGCATCAAAGCCGTGGACAGTTTGGTCCCCATCGGTCGTGGACAGCGTGAGCTCATCattggagacagacagactgg CAAAACCGCAATCGCCATCGACACAATCATCAACCAGAAGCGCTTCAACGACGGCACTgatgagaagaagaagctgTATTGCATCTACGTGGCTATTGGCCAGAAGAGGTCCACTGTGGCTCAGCTGGTGAAGAGGCTGACTGATGCCGACGCCATGAAGTACACCATCGTGGTGTCTGCCACTGCCTCTGATGCTGCTCCGCTGCAGTACCTGGCTCCCTACTCTGGCTGCTCCATGGGAGAGTACTTCAGAGACAACGGCAAGCACGCCCTGATCATCTATGACGATCTGTCCAAGCAg GCCGTCGCCTACCGCCAGATGTCCCTGCTGCTCCGTCGTCCCCCCGGTCGTGAGGCTTATCCAGGAGACGTCTTCTACTTGCATTCCCGTCTGCTAGAGAGAGCTGCCAAGATGAACGACAACTTTGGCGGCGGCTCCCTCACAGCTCTTCCCGTCATCGAGACACAGGCTGGTGACGTGTCAGCCTACATTCCCACTAATGTCATCTCCATCACAGACGGACAG ATCTTCTTGGAGACTGAGCTGTTCTACAAAGGTATTCGTCCAGCCATCAACGTCGGTCTGTCTGTGTCACGTGTCGGATCTGCTGCCCAGACTAGGGCCATGAAGCAG GTGGCCGGTACCATGAAGCTGGAGCTGGCCCAGTACCGTGAGGTGGCTGCCTTCGCTCAGTTTGGTTCAGATCTGGATGCTGCCAcccagcagctgctgaaccGTGGTGTCCGTCTGACTGAGCTCCTTAAACAGGGACAGTACT CTCCAATGGCCATTGAAGAACAGGTAACAGTCATTTATGCTGGTGTGAGGGGACACCTGGACAAAATGGAGCCTAGCAAGATCACCAAGTTTGAGAAGGCCTTCCTGCAGCACATACTGAGCCAGCACCAAGACCTGCTAGCAGCTATTAG GGCTGATGGCAAAATCTCTGAGGCATCAGATGCTAAACTCAAGCAAATTGTGTTGACTTTCCTCTCCAGCTTTGAGTAA
- the rnf165a gene encoding E3 ubiquitin-protein ligase RNF165 isoform X1 yields the protein MCSGLERVSFPWTICLTGYTHNKEGPRMVLVHVGYLVLPVFGSVRNRGAHFTRHQHSHATSCRHFHLGAPQAPISAEFPLGHASQPPQTGLATHLPPAHHPPLTALPAPPQFQDVPGPPFLPQALHQQYLIQQQLLEAQHRRILPHSRRTQERIPLNPHRLRSGYEYSPPLHVPQPMTQQQRYLAEGTDWDLSVDAGLPHHQYQLQQLPQHYQHYLASPRMHHFPRNTSSAQVVVHEIRNYPYPQLHLLALQSLNPSRHATAVRESYEELLQLEDRLGSVSRGAVQTTIERFTFPHKYKKRKPLQLKIGEEEETDVDEKCTICLSMLEDGEDVRRLPCMHLFHQGCVDQWLATSRKCPICRVDIETQLNPDS from the exons ATGTGCTCGGGACTGGAGAGGGTATCATTTCCATGGACCATCTGTCTCACTGGctacacacacaacaaagaagGACCCAGGATGGTGTTAGTACATGTTGGATATCTGGTTCTCCCCGTCTTCGGCTCAGTTAGAAATAGAG GAGCACACTTCACCAGGCATCAACACAGCCATGCTACCTCCTGCCGACACTTTCACCTGGGCGCACCCCAAGCGCCCATCTCAGCAGAGTTCCCTCTAGGACACGCCAGCCAGCCGCCTCAGACCGGCTTGGCCACCCACCTGCCCCCGGCACACCACCCGCCCCTCACTGCCCTGCCTGCACCCCCTCAGTTCCAGGATGTGCCGGGTCCTCCATTCCTACCTCAGGCCTTACACCAGCAATACCTCATCCAGCAGCAGCTTCTTGAAGCGCAGCACCGCAGGATTCTCCCGCACTCCAG AAGAACCCAGGAGCGTATACCCCTGAACCCTCACCGACTGCGCTCAGGCTATGAGTACTCCCCTCCCCTCCATGTTCCTCAGCCaatgacacagcagcagcggtaCCTGGCCGAAGGCACCGACTG GGATCTCAGCGTTGATGCTGGCCTCCCTCACCACCAGTACCAGCTCCAGCAGCTTCCGCAGCACTATCAGCATTACCTGGCCTCCCCTCGAATGCACCACTTCCCCAGGAACACATCCTCTGCACAAGTG GTTGTGCATGAAATCAGAAACTACCCGTACCCACAGCTGCACCTGTTGGCACTGCAAAGTCTGAATCCTTCGAGGCACGCCACCGCTGTGAGAGAAAGTTATGAG GAGCTGTTGCAACTGGAGGACCGGCTGGGGAGTGTCAGCAGAGGAGCTGTTCAGACAACCATAGAGAGATTCACCTTTCCACATAAATACAAGAAG AGAAAGCCCCTGCAGCTGAAGattggggaggaggaggaaacggATGTGGATGAGAAATGTACCATCTGTTTGTCAATGCTGGAAGACGGAGAGGACGTCAG gAGATTGCCCTGCATGCACCTCTTCCACCAGGGCTGCGTGGACCAGTGGCTGGCCACCAGCAGGAAGTGTCCGATCTGTCGGGTTGACATCGAAACACAGCTGAACCCTGACAGCTGA
- the lg18h18orf25 gene encoding uncharacterized protein C18orf25 homolog isoform X3 → MKMADSEKAEELVYAEYPPECLDEAQSATGSAQGEQDEHLKTETTTSTSSPPREKEADSPLNTEGEQSLLSMPCLMKELRRDSPESQHASTGSDKPVSRHIYESDSSNPCMLSPSSSGHLADSDTLSSGEEGAAPPTGKEEDGNMEASNDPGQAAGRQSSANATGGRKSRRSRSESEMPPNAMAAKKNRCQPTLVAAGGQEKQTNGKLAKVKGHRSQKHKERMRLLRQKREAAARKKYNLLQDSSTSDSELTCDSSTSSSEDDDDDTSGGSKTIKTDISGNAEAELSHKESSQHNKGQINIASSDSEVEIVGVQEKARCAHPCGGVIKSLSTWKENSVEQLNSTNQPQLWTTVSPQPNWVSPPEVVDLTLDEDTGQKYLL, encoded by the exons ATGAAGATGGCTGACTCAGAGAAGGCAGAGGAATTAGTGTATGCTGAGTACCCCCCGGAGTGCCTTGATGAAGCACAATCAGCTACAGGCTCTGCTCAGGGAGAGCAGGATGAGCATCTGAAAACAGAGACCACCACCAGTACCAGCTCACCACCGAGGGAGAAGGAGGCAGACAGTCCCTTGAATACAGAGGGCGAGCAGAGTCTCCTCTCCATGCCATGCCTGATGAAGGAGCTCCGCCGAGACTCCCCAGAGTCCCAGCATGCCTCTACAGGGAGTGACAAGCCTGTATCTCGTCATATCTATGAGAGTGACTCCTCAAACCCCTGCATGCTTTCCCCATCATCCAGTGGCCACCTTGCTGACTCAGACACACTCTCCTCAGGGGAAGAAGGTGCTGCTCCTCCCACAGGAAAGGAGGAAGATGGCAACATGGAAGCTTCAAATGATCCTGGGCAGGCAGCAGGAAGGCAATCATCTGCCAACGCTACAGGGGGCAGAAAATCTCGGCGGTCACGATCGGAGAGTGAGATGCCGCCCAATGCAATGGCTGCAAAGAAAAACCGCTGTCAGCCCACCTTGGTAGCAGCTGGAGGGCAGGAGAAACAAACCAATGGCAAGCTGGCAAAAGTGAAAGGTCACCGGAGCCAGAAACACAAGGAGCGGATGCGTTTGCTGAGGCAAAAACGGGAGGCGGCAGCACGGAAGAAATATAACCTGCTGCAGGACAGCAGTACGAGTGACAGCGAGCTCACATGTGACTCCAGCACCAGCTCCTCTGAGGACGACGACGATGACACTTCAGGAGGTAGCAAGACAATCAAGACAGATATTTCAG GCAACGCGGAGGCAGAGCTGTCGCACAAGGAAAGTTCTCAACACAACAAGGGCCAGATTAACATTGCTTCCTCTGACAGCGAGGTAGAAATAGTCGGAGTGCAAGAGAAAGCACG ATGCGCCCACCCATGTGGAGGGGTGATAAAGAGTCTGTCCACCTGGAAGGAGAACTCAGTGGAGCAGTTAAACAGCACAAATCAACCACAGCTCTGGACTACTGTTTCCCCTCAGCCCAACTGGGTGTCCCCACCCGAAGTGGTGGACCTCACACTGGACGAGGACACCGGACAAAAATACCTACTTTAA